In Trichoderma breve strain T069 chromosome 4, whole genome shotgun sequence, the following proteins share a genomic window:
- a CDS encoding heterokaryon incompatibility protein (HET) domain-containing protein: MRLIHTSTLEFIWFPKAPPPYAILSHTWGNDEVTFSDFTNLSTRTTKLGFAKIKQTCEQALKDGFSYAWIDTCCINKESSSELSEAINSMFRWYRDAAICYAYLEDASEDIQLPITSPSSISHCRWFTRGWTLQELLAPKEIVFFGAKWTTIGRKTELKEILEQITGIPCAILTGDMRLDQTSVANRMNWAAKRETTREEDIAYCLMGIFDVNMPMIYGEGRNAFTRLQEEILKQTQDDSLFAWRASEESASEAPYRGLFASSPKEFASEVTTTPFFTSMAGASTLLGNGRISLSCALYQDGFIGLKCFQGTELSTVVGIQAISTGINHFVRSNPSQLVLKPHRYPIAFQTVVFDKFVEMREPRSLSDIYQHNELFLALPPEIRFVAVYPKEYMGFQKTMKLPITHLVGKKVAFYMEVDRQASGADVFQEIGWSDKGTAVLLVLWVEQLSTRSFTFYFDLLAVNAGNAESEFIDAERPPEALDAKETAIAWSTICATGTQTIVGGHQMFSLQLSVATNADIKDRAVDVRKEMEEAEKERERERKVAERERDAENAREFKKGVGQIVAMLIAPILGFAFSIALGIVLSTYA, translated from the coding sequence ATGCGTCTAATTCATACCAGTACGCTGGAGTTCATCTGGTTTCCTAAAGCTCCACCTCCATATGCTATCCTCTCCCACACTTGGGGCAATGATGAGGTGACTTTTTCGGATTTCACCAACCTGTCCACGAGAACAACAAAATTGGGCTTTGCCAAGATCAAACAGACCTGTGAACAAGCCCTCAAAGATGGCTTTAGCTACGCGTGGATAGATACATGCTGTATCAATAAAGAAAGCAGCTCCGAGCTGAGCGAGGCCATCAATTCCATGTTTAGATGGTATCGCGACGCGGCCATATGCTACGCGTATCTCGAAGACGCTTCCGAGGACATACAATTACCAATAACAAGCCCTTCGTCGATTTCACATTGCAGATGGTTTACCCGGGGCTGGACATTGCAAGAGTTACTTGCGCCCAAGGAAATTGTGTTTTTTGGAGCAAAATGGACCACGATAGGCCGAAAGACGGAGCTCAAAGAAATTCTGGAACAAATTACTGGGATTCCCTGTGCAATTCTTACCGGGGACATGCGGTTAGATCAAACCAGTGTTGCAAACCGCATGAATTGGGctgcaaaaagagagacgacTCGCGAAGAAGACATTGCATATTGTCTCATGGGAATATTCGACGTCAACATGCCCATGATTTATGGCGAGGGGAGGAATGCCTTCACTCGCCTGCAAGAGGAGATTTTGAAGCAAACCCAGGACGATTCTTTGTTTGCCTGGCGGGCCAGCGAAGAGTCTGCATCTGAGGCCCCGTATCGCGGCTTATTTGCTTCATCGCCAAAAGAATTTGCCAGCGAGGTGACTACCACTCCGTTCTTCACTAGCATGGCTGGCGCGTCAACTCTACTCGGCAATGGGCGAATATCTCTTAGCTGCGCTCTATACCAGGACGGCTTCATTGGCCTCAAGTGCTTTCAGGGCACGGAACTCTCAACGGTTGTGGGCATCCAGGCCATCAGCACAGGGATCAATCACTTTGTACGGTCCAACCCTTCGCAGTTGGTTTTGAAACCTCATCGATATCCTATTGCTTTCCAAACTGTGGTATTTGACAAGTTTGTCGAGATGAGAGAGCCGAGATCATTGAGCGACATTTATCAGCACAATGAactttttcttgctctgccTCCAGAAATACGGTTTGTGGCCGTGTATCCCAAAGAATACATGGGATTTcagaagacgatgaagctgCCAATAACGCATCTTGTCGGGAAAAAGGTTGCCTTTTATATGGAAGTCGACAGGCAGGCATCGGGTGCTGATGTGTTTCAAGAAATTGGATGGAGTGACAAGGGCACGGCAGTTCTACTTGTCCTTTGGGTTGAACAACTAAGCACAAGATCGTTTACTTTCTATTTTGACCTACTGGCCGTCAATGCTGGGAATGCCGAATCAGAGTTTATAGATGCCGAAAGGCCTCCAGAAGCACTCGATGCAAAAGAGACAGCCATTGCATGGTCTACTATTTGTGCTACTGGAACTCAAACGATAGTGGGCGGGCATCAAATGTTTAGTCTTCAGTTGAGTGTTGCTACAAATGCGGATATTAAAGATAGAGCAGTAGATGTTCgaaaggaaatggaagaggctgaaaaggaaagggaaagggaaaggaaagTGGctgagagggagagggatgCCGAGAATGCTCGTGAGTTTAAGAAAGGTGTTGGACAGATAGTAGCTATGTTGATAGCCCCGATACTTGGATTTGCCTTTAGTATAGCTCTTGGAATAGTCCTGTCCACGTATGCCTAG